In Capsicum annuum cultivar UCD-10X-F1 chromosome 7, UCD10Xv1.1, whole genome shotgun sequence, one genomic interval encodes:
- the LOC124885768 gene encoding uncharacterized protein LOC124885768, translating to MTTNIAESINAVLLDEREFSITALFDAINKRFAEIFHERCILSPVMKLLQQLIYKANLAVFDVDKIPCPHAMAALRCQYDEDYGRQIYEYSSLYYTVDAYIIAYVEKIKPVLSEDSWQVPIEILERKISPLVVEPDKVGRRSYKRRKGVGELFSTKKNKCSICKRVGHKKTTCSERNAS from the exons atgacgaCAAATATTGCTGAGTCAATTAATGCAGTGCTTCtagatgaaagagaattttccatcactGCCTTATTTGATGCGATAAACAAGCGATTTGCTGAGATATTTCATGAGAGAT GTATATTGTCACCGGTCATGAAACTGTTGCAACAGTTGATTTACAAAGCAAATCTTGCAGTCTTTGATGTTGATAAAATACCTTgcccacatgctatggcagcgctcCGATGTCAATATGATGAAGACTATGGGAGGCAAATTTATGAGTATTCCTCTTTGTATTATACGGTAGATGCATACATTATAGCATATGTGGAGAAAATTAAACCTGTTCTATCTGAAGATTCTTGGCAAGTTCCAATTgagattttagagagaaaaatatCACCTCTAGTTGTTGAACCAGACAAGGTTGGAAGAAGGTCATATAAAAGGCGAAAAGGAGTCGGAGAATTATTTTCaaccaagaaaaataaatgttCCATATGCAAAAGGGTTGGACACAAAAAGACTACATGCTCCGAGCGAAATGCTTCATAG